A region from the uncultured Draconibacterium sp. genome encodes:
- a CDS encoding rhomboid family intramembrane serine protease: protein MNYRPSLNMPPVVKNLILANVLFFVVTMVMQQTGTDLYKILGLYFPASDNFRLHQMFTHMFMHGSLGHIFFNMFALFMFGRVLESVWGPRRFLIFYLVTGLGAAVLHTLVNYFEYQSALAKISPDQLAYLKELAAQGKYIPNTASEKLTMILNTPTVGASGAVFGILLGFGMLFPNTELMLLFPPIPIKAKYFVIGYGVLELVLGISQPGSNVAHFAHLGGMLFGYFMIKYWNKNSKRFY from the coding sequence ATGAATTATCGTCCATCATTAAATATGCCACCGGTGGTAAAGAACCTGATTCTTGCCAATGTTTTGTTTTTTGTTGTTACCATGGTAATGCAACAAACCGGAACCGACCTTTACAAAATTCTGGGTTTATATTTTCCGGCATCCGATAATTTTCGTTTGCACCAAATGTTTACCCATATGTTTATGCACGGTAGCCTGGGGCATATCTTTTTTAATATGTTTGCCCTTTTTATGTTTGGGCGCGTGCTCGAAAGTGTTTGGGGACCCCGCCGTTTTCTAATTTTTTACCTGGTAACAGGTTTGGGAGCTGCGGTTTTGCATACTCTTGTTAATTATTTCGAATACCAATCGGCGCTTGCAAAAATATCACCCGACCAGCTGGCTTACTTAAAAGAACTGGCTGCACAGGGCAAATACATTCCGAATACCGCTTCAGAAAAACTGACCATGATTTTAAATACACCAACAGTTGGTGCATCGGGTGCAGTCTTTGGTATTTTGCTTGGTTTTGGAATGTTGTTTCCCAATACCGAGTTGATGTTGCTTTTTCCGCCAATACCTATAAAAGCAAAATATTTTGTAATTGGTTACGGGGTACTCGAGTTGGTGTTAGGAATATCGCAACCCGGTAGTAATGTGGCCCATTTTGCCCACCTGGGAGGAATGCTTTTTGGCTATTTTATGATTAAATACTGGAATAAAAACTCAAAACGTTTTTACTAA